The sequence TGCCTGATGCGGTGCGCGAGACCACATTGCTTTGCTGGCATTTGGTGACCGGGTTCCTGGGCCTGATGGCCCTGTTTTTGTTTCTCGGCGCCCGCGGTTCGGCGGATATGGCCCTGGCCGGAACGCTGATGGCAGCGGTCACGGCCGCGGCGGGCATCCTGGTGCCGCCGCTGCGCCGGGTGGGCTACGGCCTGCTGCCGCAGGGCTGGCTGTTCGTCCCAATCGCGGTTCTGGGCAGCTGGGGCTTGCTAGGCGGCTGACGTCCCGATCCGCGAAGCGAGGCGGTGCTCCCGCCCGTGCGGCCTGCATTGGAAATGCCGTCCTCCCGGTTGGGCCCGGCGCCGGACCTTAGGGTCCGGCGCGCATCCTGCTTGCCCCGGCAAGCAGGATGCCATGCCCAAGGCCGCCAAGGGGACTGGCGCAAGCCAGCGCACCTGCGGGCGCGGGAGGGCCGCTTGGCGCGGCTGCACAGGTTTCTCAAAAATGGGGAAGGCCTAGCGGCTCAGCTCCCGCATGCCGCGTTCCAGACCGTCCAGCGTCATCGGCACCATGCGGTCCTCAAAGATCTCCCGGATCATGCTGATTGAATGGGTGTAGTCCCAATACTTCTCCGGCACCGGGTTGATCCACAGGTTCGACGCCCAGGCGTCGCGCGCACGCTGCAGCCAGATCTGGCCCGCTTCCTCGTTCCAATGCTCATTGGCCCCGCCGGGATAGGCGATTTCATAGGGCGACATCGAGGCATCCCCCACAAAGATGCATTTGTAATCCGGCCCGTAGGTGCGCAGCACCTCATGGGTCGGGATCTTCTCGTCCCAGCGCCGCCGGTTGTCGCGCCAGACGCCCTCATACAGGCAATTGTGGAAGTAGTAGTATTCCAGATGCTTGAACTCTGCCCGCGCGGCAGAGAACAGCTCCTCCACCACCTGGATATGCGGATCCATCGAGCCGCCGACGTCCAGGAACAGCAAGACCTTCACCGCATTGTGCCGTTCGGGGCGGGTCTTCACATCCAGATAGCCGTGCTCGGCAGTGGAGCGGATGGTGCCGTCCAGATCCAGCTCCTCCTGCGCGCCCTCGCGGACCCAGCGGCGGAGGCGTTTCAGCGCCACCTTGATGTTGCGGGTGCCGAGTTCGACATCGCCATCGAGGTTCTTGAACTCGCGCTTGTCCCAGACCTTGACCGCGCGCTGGTGGCGGCTCTTGTCCTGCCCGATCCGCACGCCCTCGGGGTTGTAGCCATAGGCGCCAAAGGGCGAGGTGCCGGCGGTGCCGATCCACTTGTTGCCGCCCTGGTGGCGGCCCTGCTGTTCCTTGAGGCGCTCCTTCAGCGTCTCCATCAGCTTGTCGAAACCGCCAAGCGCCTCGATCTCAGCCTTCTCCTCTGCGCTCAGATGCTTTTCCGCCATCTTGCGCAGCCACTCCTCGGGAATGTCCACCGCCTCCATCACGGCCTCGGCGGGGATCGCCTCCAGCCCTTCAAAGGTGGCAGCAAAGGCGCGGTCGAACTTGTCGATGTTGCGCTCATCCTTCACCATTGCGGCGCGGGCGAGGAAGTAGAAGGCCTCGATGTCATAGGTCGCCAGCCCCGCCTTCATTCCCTCAAGGAACGTCAGGTACTCGCGCAGGCTGACCGGAATGGACGCCTTGCGCAGGTTTTCAAAGAAGGGCTGGAACATCGCAGAGCCTCCGGCAGGGTTACGCCAGCACCCGGTGTGTCAGAATGGTTGCCAGCAGGCCGAGAATACCAAAAACGATGGCATAGACAGCCCCGTATTGCAGCATGTCCAGGGTGTTGCCGCCACGTTTGCGGGCCTTCATCGCGCCAATCAGAGCGCCCAGCACCAAGCCGGCGATTACGATCATGTCTCTATCCGTTTCTGTTCAGTCACTGCCGGATCAGGGGGCAGAGGGGCGCAGCGCGGCGATTTCCTCCAGCCGCGCCTCGACCACCCAATCCGGACCAAAGCCGTACCTTGCCCATCCCAGGCTGTCCAGCCTGACCCGGCGGGCTTCGACGCTGCGGCCCTCCAGCTCCAGCGCCTCCGCCTGCAGCATCAGCAGCGTCGACAGCAGCGCCGCGTTCTCATGCGCTGCCGCGGTGTCCGCCGCCGGTCCCAGCCGCGCCAGCGCCGCCGCCCCGTTGCCGGTGGCAATCTCATAGGCGGCCAGCTGCACCGTCAGCTTGGCCTGATGCATCCGGGTGCCGGGCAGGCCCCGCAGGTAGCTCATTGCGGTGCGGAAGTGCTGCAGCGCCAGCTCCGGCTCGCGGACGTGCAGCATCCGGCCCAGTGTATAATGGCTCAGGGCGCGGCGGTGGTCCTGCCAGCCCAGGTCGCGGGCAATCTCCGCAGCCCGGTTGGCGGCCCGCAGCCGGTCCCGCGGCGAGGCGCTTGGCCCAAGCGCCTGCTCATAGGCGGCGATCCAGGCCCGCGGCGTTTCCGGCAGCCAGACGGCGGCGGTGCGGGTGCCGCCCGGATTGAGCCGCGCCAGCACCGCGGGCAGCTGCTCTGCCACTTCGGCCCGGCTCATGCCGGTGCGCAGCTCTGGCGCGTAGGTGGCGCGCAGGATCAGCATGTCAAAGCCTGTCAGCACCGCATGGATATTGTCATCGTTGAAGATCGAATCCGGCAGCCGGTAGAGATCGTTCAGCGGGCCGAGCGCCTGGGCCAGCTCCTCATGCAGGCAGTCGCGCACCTCCTGCGGGCTGGTGTCATTGGGGATGAACACCGCCAGCCGCTCGCGGCTGCGCAACAGCGACCAGTTGGTGCGCGCGCTGCGCCGGTTGCGCCGGTACTCACTCAGCGAGGACACATTCGGCACCACGAAACAGGCCGCCTTGGGCAATGCCCGCCGGATCTCCGCGCGGGAGACCGACTGGATGGTGATGCCGGCACTGTCGCCGGACACCCGGCGGATCGGGATCCCGGCCTCGTCCCGCAGCCGTGCCAAAAGCGCGTTGAGGTCGCGGCTGAACCCCGGGGCGGGGCTGCCCGTCACCCGCAGGGTGACTGGGCCTTCGAACCGGGTGAACTGGGGCAGGGTGCTGCCGCCTTCCAGCCGGAAATGCAGGTCCAGGAAATC is a genomic window of Leisingera caerulea DSM 24564 containing:
- a CDS encoding DUF2927 domain-containing protein, with the translated sequence MPADAAPVSHLPACRQALRLLRGAAAAAALLALAACSVPSARVEAPTRAAAAPAALPPVKVFPARRPQPPQRSNADIARDFLDLHFRLEGGSTLPQFTRFEGPVTLRVTGSPAPGFSRDLNALLARLRDEAGIPIRRVSGDSAGITIQSVSRAEIRRALPKAACFVVPNVSSLSEYRRNRRSARTNWSLLRSRERLAVFIPNDTSPQEVRDCLHEELAQALGPLNDLYRLPDSIFNDDNIHAVLTGFDMLILRATYAPELRTGMSRAEVAEQLPAVLARLNPGGTRTAAVWLPETPRAWIAAYEQALGPSASPRDRLRAANRAAEIARDLGWQDHRRALSHYTLGRMLHVREPELALQHFRTAMSYLRGLPGTRMHQAKLTVQLAAYEIATGNGAAALARLGPAADTAAAHENAALLSTLLMLQAEALELEGRSVEARRVRLDSLGWARYGFGPDWVVEARLEEIAALRPSAP
- a CDS encoding vWA domain-containing protein yields the protein MFQPFFENLRKASIPVSLREYLTFLEGMKAGLATYDIEAFYFLARAAMVKDERNIDKFDRAFAATFEGLEAIPAEAVMEAVDIPEEWLRKMAEKHLSAEEKAEIEALGGFDKLMETLKERLKEQQGRHQGGNKWIGTAGTSPFGAYGYNPEGVRIGQDKSRHQRAVKVWDKREFKNLDGDVELGTRNIKVALKRLRRWVREGAQEELDLDGTIRSTAEHGYLDVKTRPERHNAVKVLLFLDVGGSMDPHIQVVEELFSAARAEFKHLEYYYFHNCLYEGVWRDNRRRWDEKIPTHEVLRTYGPDYKCIFVGDASMSPYEIAYPGGANEHWNEEAGQIWLQRARDAWASNLWINPVPEKYWDYTHSISMIREIFEDRMVPMTLDGLERGMRELSR